Sequence from the Corallococcus sp. EGB genome:
GTTGCCGAGGTACTCCTCCAACCGCCAGCGGGTCCGCATGCCGTCCTCTCGGATGCCCATGCCTCCGTCCGGGGGAGCCTCCGCGCTCGCGAGCGCATCCCGCAGGTGGGCCACCGCCCAGTCGTCGAACTTCGGGTCTCCGGAGCCCTCCAGCACCTGGAGGTCGATGAGGCTGCCGTCGCGCGCCTGCCGCACCTCCACGATGGCGACGAGCGCGAGCACGGGGGCCGTGACGTCCATCATGTAGACGTCCGCCGCACGTCCGGCCTCCACGGCCGCGCGCATCCGGTCGGACGTTTCCCGGCGGACGTCGCGCGCCTGGGGAGCGAAGGGCGTGCCCGTCTTGCCGAACCGCTCGATGGCCTCCAGCTGTTCGCGCTTCAGTCGCCTCACGAGCACGTCGGTGTTGGGAGAGGGCGGGTTCACCAGCCGGTTGGCGAAGCCCTGGCGCAGCTTCGCGAAGTAGGGAGGCGTCGCGCCCGTGGCCCGCGCGGACGCGGTCGCGTCCCTGGCCCAGCCATCCACGCGCTGACGTGCCTCCTCCCCCTGACGGGCCAGGAGCTCCTTGGGGTCGGGCTCCGAGCCCGGGACGTTGCGGATCGTCCGCCCCGTCGACGGAGGACCCTTCAGGAGCCCACCGCCGAGCAGCCCCGGAGGGTCGAGCTTGAGCGAAGGCGCTGAAGCGACAGGAGCGTCCTGAACCTTGGGGGCATCCGCGACAGGCCCGGGAGCCTCGTCCTTCTCCTGCTCGCGCGCCGCCACGGGCGCTGGCGCCTCATCCTTCTTCCGAGCGCTCGTGGCGCGGTCATGCGGCTCCGGCCGATGCACGGGCGGGCGCGGTGCGGGCGGTTCCTCCTTGGACGCAGGAGGCGCGGGGCGTGCGTCCCGGGTGACAATCTCCATCTCGATGGCCTGGGGCGGCTCCCGGTGCCGGACGCGGTCGGACGGGCTCCGGGACAGCGCGACGAGCAGTGCCACGTGCAGGAGCCCGGACACCCCGAGCAGGAGAAGGAGCTGTGAGCGGCGGGACACGAAGGTCAGCTTGCTCCGTCCGGCCGTGCGAGAGAAGGGGCGCGGAGCGTGGGTGTGGGACCTCCACGCTCCCCTGCCCCTCCTCCTCGCCCGCTACGGCGCCGCCGGTGTCCTGGTCTCCAGCGGCGGCAGGAGCAACTCCCGCGCCGTCCGGAAGCAAGCCGCGTCCGGACGGCGTGGGTCACGGCATCACTGCACCCAGTGGACCTTGCCCAGGCCGGCGGGGATCAGGTCGCAGACGTAGAAGATGTCGTCGTACGGGTAGTCGTCATACACGCCACGCGCGGGGATGCAGCGCGCCTGGCTGGGATTGGGCGCGTTGAACTCCGCGGCCAGCTGCTGGCAGTAGGTGTCGGCCGGGCCACCGCACTCCTCGGTGCACTGGTCCGCGCTGATCCACCGCGGGTTGTAGAGCGGGTACGAGTCCGCCTCCGTCCAGCACAGGCCCGTGGCGCACTGGGTATCCGCCGAACAGCCCTGGCCCACGGCGTTCAGGCCCTGCTCCTGCTGCGTGGGGGCGGGGGGCTGCTGCTCGGGGGCCACGGCGCCGCCACAGGCGAGCATCGCGAACGAGAAGAGGGACACGGGGACGGCGAAGCGCTTCCGCATGGGAGAACCTTTCCAGGAGAAGGGGGAGTCCGGAGAGAACCACTTCGGCCCGGATGGGCCAAGTCACATTCTCGCGGCCATGGACCCGTAAGCCATGCTCACGGCCCGTCGGGGGGCAGGGTGCAGATCCAGGTGTTGTCGAACTTGCAGTAGCAGCTGCCCGTGGGCAGTCCGCTCAGGCAGCACTCGCGATAGACGCCGGTGGAGGGACAGGAGGTGCCCTCGATGAACGTGCACGTGTTGGCGCGAGTGCAGGTGAGGGGCGGCGGGTTCGAGGGGCAGTACTGATAGGCGCCGTCGCACTGCACATACTGGCCGTCGACGGAGGAGCACGAGCCTCCCGTGCACGACAACGTGGTCCCCGACGCACAATCCGTCGAACAGGACGACAGGGCGCTGGTGGCCTGTCCCAGCGCCTCCGACACCTCACCGGGCTCCGTTCCACCACAAGCCGCCAGCGTCGCGATGACCAGCGCCGCGAACACACCGGATACAAGCTTCATGGGCTTCATCCTTTCTTGCAGAGACGACCGGCTCCACAGCCTATCCAAGCAAGACGTGTTTAGATAGGGTTCAAGGCCAAGGCAGGGGCGTGGGCATGGAGTACGCTGGCGGCACTTCACGAAGAGGGACCGCCCATGTGCCGGAGCATCAAGACGCTGTTCAACTTCGCGCCGCCCGCATCCGACGCGGAGGTCCGCGCGGCGGCCCTGCAGTTCGTGCGGAAGCTGAGCGGCACCAGCGCCCCCTCCAAGGCGAACGAAGAGGTGTTCAACCGCGCCGTCGAGGACATCACCGAGGTCGCGCGCCGGCTGGTGGACTCGCTGGTGACCACCGCCCCGCCGCGCAACCGCGACATGGAGGCCATGAAGGCGAAGCTGCGGTCCGCGAAGCGCTTCGCCCCACGCTGAAGGGCACCGCGTTCGCCTAGGATGGGGGCCCCTCCGTCCCGGGAGCCTTCCGGATGTTCCTCGCCTCGCTGCTGTCCGTGTTCGCCGGTGCCTGGATGTTCGCGGCGGCGCCGTTCACCGTCACGATGAAGTCCGCCGGCTACTCCGCCCGCTCGGATGGCAAGACGGTCACCGTCACCCAGGTGGCCCCCAAGAGCGTCGCCGCCGAGGCGGGCCTGAAGAAGGGCATGAAGGTGACGAGCATCTTCCTGCCCTACAGGGCCTTCACCCAGGTGGTGCCCCTGGCCCAGCTCGGCGCGACAGACCTGCAGGACGCCCTGACGCCCCAGCCCGCCGAAGTCCTCGGGCTCCTGGTGGAGACGGCGAAGGGCGCCGAGCAGGCCATCCTCAAGAGCCGGGAGCCCGTCCCCGACAACCCGTTCCCGGTCATCCCGCTCACGCTGGCCCAGCAGCAACGCCTGACCCCAATGCAGTTAAGTCACTATCAAGTGCGGCTCATGCAGGCCGCCAGAGAGCAGCAGGAGGGGCCTCCGCTCAAGTTCGAGCAGGAAACCACCGCCTACGTGATGAAGGGGAAGCTCGCAGGGGTGGAGGGTGGCGGCGCCACGCCTCTCAAGCTCCATCCAAGCATTGCGCTGAAGACCGACTGCCGCTCTGGCATGGAGAAGCTGGAGCTGAGCAGCACCGCGAAGGACCTGAACCTCACGCTTCGGCCCGAGGATGCCCGCCACCCCGGGGCGCCCTTCGAGCTGGCCCCGGCGCTCTGGACGGTCCCGCAGGTCCTCGAGCAATGTGACGGCGCCACCAAGCCCCTCGAACACTCCCTGCACGTCAGGCTCACCTGCAAGGGCAAGCCGCCGGTGGAGCAGGACGCCACCGTGAAGCTGGCCGTGCGCTGCGACGTGCCCGCCCCGGTGACCCGGTGGCTGATGTTCCTGGGGCAGCCGTGGGAGTTCATGGAGGGAGACAAGACTCCACTCGAGGTGGATGTGGCCACGCAGACGCTCATTCCTCGTCCCGCCGAAGTGGCCATCGTGGAGTTGGATGCCGACGGCAAGGTGACGCGGCACCTGTCTCCGGTCCCCATCGCGAAGAGCACCCACGACTCAAGCACGAAGGTCCAGGTCGCGCTGGACACGACGGCGGCGCGCACCGTGAGGCTGGCGGTGGAGGTGCGCTACGCCGACGGGAGCACCCGGCTCACGGAGCCACAGACGCGGGAGATCGTCTCCCAGGCGCAGTTGGAGGCACGGCGCCGGGAGGTCATCGAGGCTCGCGCGAAGCTGGACGCCTTCGAGAAGCGCTTCGACGCGAAGTTCAACGACCCCTGCGACGACCTGCCCGCGACGATGAAGTGGCTGAAGGACCAGCCCGACCTCGAATTCGCCTCGGCCGCGGAGAACGGCCACTCCTTCTCCTACAAGGTGAAGGGCGCGCTCGCGCCCCTCGTCTTCACCTGTGACCGCTAGCGTCCACGGGGACGTTACAAGCGCCCGAGGCTCTCCGCCTTCTTCTCAAAGATTTCCAAAGCTGGCATGTTGTTCCACGCCAGCCTCCCGCCACCTCTTGCATGACGTCAGCGATCCCGATCCCCACGTCTCACGAGGCCCCAGGGGAGGAGTGGCGCCGTTGCGCTGGCTGGTAGCGCACGCGATGCTCGCGGCGTGCGGCGGCTACTCGTATCTCCGGGATGGCAACGGGACGTCCTTCGGAATTGAGGTCCGCGATGGACGCGAGATTCCGTGGGTCCGTGGGCCGTGGCCTGTCATCGCAGCTTCCGTCGAAGCGGACGCCATCATCGACCAACTGTGCGTT
This genomic interval carries:
- a CDS encoding ferrichrome ABC transporter substrate-binding protein, with product MSRRSQLLLLLGVSGLLHVALLVALSRSPSDRVRHREPPQAIEMEIVTRDARPAPPASKEEPPAPRPPVHRPEPHDRATSARKKDEAPAPVAAREQEKDEAPGPVADAPKVQDAPVASAPSLKLDPPGLLGGGLLKGPPSTGRTIRNVPGSEPDPKELLARQGEEARQRVDGWARDATASARATGATPPYFAKLRQGFANRLVNPPSPNTDVLVRRLKREQLEAIERFGKTGTPFAPQARDVRRETSDRMRAAVEAGRAADVYMMDVTAPVLALVAIVEVRQARDGSLIDLQVLEGSGDPKFDDWAVAHLRDALASAEAPPDGGMGIREDGMRTRWRLEEYLGNPRVRVHLISIY
- a CDS encoding DUF2277 domain-containing protein; protein product: MCRSIKTLFNFAPPASDAEVRAAALQFVRKLSGTSAPSKANEEVFNRAVEDITEVARRLVDSLVTTAPPRNRDMEAMKAKLRSAKRFAPR